One stretch of Patescibacteria group bacterium DNA includes these proteins:
- a CDS encoding PEP-utilizing enzyme, translating into MSINISRDIKRQKWFFGVRVDESMFFITSAFLNRNALMKQYGWPGTIGEIWVASGRVLPVRIFNLADAKRFHARSLKCALRDNGIINKYIKQDDALWPKMRAAARAGDFEEFRKVYGRHSALFLIIFSLGKVMRENTEKFSGALARRALAEHDRWRNAQALPEEKLGEMLFKSIRRLIRRLNIKISAKDIMKYFTVEEVIKIKRGEITAREARRIVAQGKAGKRIFVCLNGREAEVISNKKVVPGIVKFLDILMVAENKKYQMKDNQVFGAPAFRGRVRGQVVLARNARELARKTNKINGRVLVAVQTTPHFIPYLRGVKAIITDEGGITCHAAIVSREFKIPCITGTKIATQVLKDGDEVEVDATRGSVTVIRKAK; encoded by the coding sequence ATGAGTATTAATATTTCCCGCGATATCAAGAGGCAAAAATGGTTCTTCGGCGTGCGGGTCGATGAGTCCATGTTTTTTATTACGTCAGCTTTTTTAAACCGGAATGCGCTGATGAAACAGTACGGCTGGCCGGGCACGATCGGTGAAATTTGGGTGGCGTCCGGCCGGGTTTTGCCGGTGCGAATTTTTAATCTGGCCGATGCCAAACGGTTTCATGCGCGTTCGCTCAAGTGTGCTTTGCGGGACAATGGAATTATTAATAAATATATAAAGCAAGATGACGCGCTTTGGCCGAAAATGAGAGCCGCGGCACGGGCCGGTGATTTTGAAGAATTCCGAAAAGTTTACGGCCGGCACAGCGCGCTTTTTTTGATAATTTTTTCTTTGGGCAAGGTGATGAGGGAAAATACGGAAAAATTTTCCGGCGCCCTTGCTCGGCGCGCGCTCGCCGAGCACGATCGCTGGCGCAACGCGCAGGCTTTGCCCGAGGAAAAATTGGGGGAGATGCTTTTTAAAAGCATCCGGCGGCTGATTCGGAGATTGAATATTAAAATTTCCGCCAAGGATATAATGAAATATTTTACGGTTGAAGAAGTGATAAAAATTAAGCGCGGAGAAATTACGGCCCGCGAGGCGCGCCGAATCGTGGCGCAGGGAAAGGCCGGAAAACGAATTTTTGTTTGCCTGAATGGCCGGGAGGCGGAAGTAATCAGCAATAAGAAAGTCGTTCCCGGGATCGTGAAATTTTTGGACATTCTCATGGTTGCGGAAAATAAAAAATATCAGATGAAAGATAATCAGGTTTTTGGCGCACCGGCTTTTCGCGGCCGGGTGCGCGGACAAGTCGTGCTGGCGCGCAATGCCCGCGAACTGGCGCGCAAAACTAATAAAATCAACGGCCGGGTGCTGGTCGCGGTTCAAACAACGCCGCATTTTATTCCGTATCTCCGGGGCGTCAAAGCAATCATCACCGACGAGGGCGGCATCACCTGCCACGCGGCCATCGTTTCCCGGGAATTTAAAATTCCGTGCATCACCGGCACCAAAATTGCGACGCAGGTTCTGAAAGACGGGGATGAGGTGGAAGTGGACGCGACGCGGGGAAGCGTTACCGTAATCAGAAAGGCAAAATAA
- a CDS encoding DUF3160 domain-containing protein has protein sequence MPKQKAKKSRGVNVILIILIVALVGLAGAGVYLYLANYSSGGKTGDIIQNIGDAIGDLVEPPVAVASRFADYEAVPVSFTARVPIYAVEADFANITNRDKFEFSSSAEELLAKDAFVVIPAAYKEFFSVYESNRYDNIPNFVTTDSILHNYHLLFDHLLKTVEEEYLAAELKNLNALMLAESEKQYEDLRGTAWENAAKRSVGFFAVGSKLLDSSIETPDYVSDLVNAELALIAAHQGIAVSPLMNAGARPLTPEPARQAYAGQAMAGGRSDGEQAPVNPVENLEEDYSQYIPRGHYDRSEELKAYFKSMMWYGRMTFRFKSDDETRSALLITVALMNESNKDVWERIYEPTNFFVGKSDDISFYDLGKLVEQVYGLETDSAGILGDENKFMNFWEGAKKLAPPQINSIPIFDESLNPDREREILGFRFMGQRFTLDASVFQRLVYREVKENPDGARRMLPKGLDIPAAMGSAEAYSILQQAGETKYENYPENMGKMREYIKGLDAETWTQNLYWGWLYSILPLTGKKDYGYPVFMTNLAWARKEINTYLGSWAELKHDTILYAKQVYAELGGGPQEQVDDRGYVEPNPYVYARLAALTKMTREGLDIRDLLSDDNQDNLARMEELTLSLKTISEKELENVSLTDDEYEIIRSFGGQLEHFWIEAFRNEGILSVSQLDDRPAAIIADVATDPRGYVLEEGVGNVSEILVIVPIDGALRIAKGGAFSYYEFPWPMSDRLTDGKWRELLETADAPELPDWTQEFTAE, from the coding sequence GGACTATGAGGCCGTGCCGGTCAGTTTTACCGCCCGGGTGCCGATTTACGCCGTTGAAGCGGATTTTGCCAATATCACCAACCGGGACAAATTTGAATTTTCTTCAAGCGCCGAGGAGCTACTTGCAAAGGATGCTTTTGTGGTTATTCCGGCCGCGTATAAAGAATTTTTTTCAGTGTATGAATCGAACCGATATGACAATATTCCGAATTTTGTAACCACGGATTCGATTTTGCATAATTATCATCTCTTGTTCGATCATCTCCTGAAAACCGTGGAGGAGGAGTATCTTGCGGCCGAGCTCAAGAATCTCAACGCCCTGATGCTCGCGGAGAGCGAAAAGCAGTATGAGGATCTGCGCGGCACCGCCTGGGAGAACGCGGCAAAAAGGAGCGTCGGATTTTTCGCGGTTGGAAGCAAACTGCTCGATTCGAGCATTGAGACTCCGGATTACGTCAGTGACCTAGTGAATGCCGAGCTCGCTCTCATCGCCGCGCACCAGGGGATCGCGGTTTCGCCGCTCATGAACGCAGGCGCTCGCCCGCTAACGCCTGAGCCTGCCCGCCAGGCCTACGCCGGCCAGGCGATGGCAGGCGGGCGTAGCGATGGCGAGCAGGCGCCGGTTAATCCGGTTGAAAATCTCGAAGAAGATTATTCGCAATATATTCCACGCGGGCATTATGATCGAAGTGAGGAACTAAAAGCATATTTTAAATCAATGATGTGGTATGGCCGGATGACTTTTCGTTTCAAGAGCGACGATGAGACACGTTCCGCGCTCCTTATCACCGTGGCACTCATGAACGAGAGCAACAAAGACGTGTGGGAGAGAATTTACGAGCCCACGAATTTCTTCGTGGGAAAGAGCGATGATATTTCTTTTTACGATCTCGGTAAACTCGTGGAGCAGGTCTACGGGCTTGAAACCGACAGCGCGGGAATTCTCGGCGACGAGAACAAATTCATGAATTTCTGGGAGGGGGCAAAAAAGCTTGCCCCGCCGCAAATCAATTCAATTCCGATATTTGACGAAAGCCTGAATCCGGACCGCGAGCGCGAGATTTTGGGTTTCCGGTTCATGGGCCAGCGCTTCACGCTTGATGCGTCGGTTTTTCAGCGACTTGTTTACCGCGAGGTCAAGGAAAATCCGGACGGCGCGCGCCGCATGTTGCCCAAGGGCCTGGATATTCCGGCGGCAATGGGTTCGGCCGAGGCTTACAGCATCTTGCAGCAGGCGGGAGAAACGAAATATGAAAATTATCCCGAAAACATGGGCAAGATGAGGGAATATATCAAGGGGCTTGATGCCGAAACCTGGACGCAGAATCTTTACTGGGGCTGGCTTTATTCAATTTTGCCGCTTACGGGCAAGAAGGATTACGGATATCCGGTTTTTATGACCAATCTCGCGTGGGCGCGCAAGGAGATCAATACTTACCTCGGATCATGGGCCGAACTCAAGCATGATACGATTCTTTATGCCAAGCAGGTTTATGCCGAACTTGGCGGCGGGCCCCAGGAGCAGGTTGACGACCGCGGTTATGTTGAACCCAATCCGTATGTTTACGCACGCCTTGCCGCGCTTACTAAAATGACGCGCGAGGGTTTAGATATTCGCGATCTTTTGAGCGATGACAATCAGGATAATCTCGCGCGCATGGAAGAGCTGACGCTCTCGCTCAAGACGATTTCTGAAAAAGAACTTGAGAATGTATCTCTCACTGATGATGAATATGAAATAATCCGTTCGTTCGGCGGCCAGCTGGAACATTTCTGGATCGAAGCCTTCCGCAACGAAGGTATATTATCCGTGTCGCAACTCGATGACCGTCCGGCGGCGATTATCGCGGATGTGGCAACCGATCCGAGGGGTTATGTTCTCGAGGAGGGCGTGGGTAATGTTTCGGAGATCCTCGTGATTGTTCCAATCGACGGCGCGCTTCGCATCGCGAAGGGCGGAGCATTCTCTTATTATGAATTTCCATGGCCGATGAGCGACCGGCTGACTGACGGGAAGTGGCGCGAGCTTCTCGAAACAGCGGATGCGCCGGAGTTACCGGATTGGACGCAGGAATTTACGGCAGAATGA
- a CDS encoding CapA family protein, with protein MKKSVLIIFCASIAIATASILWYESLFILSRKNYIIPSPTAVGAAQDAQPVSEFTNFKARKLELPSEPEEASLIFVGDVMLSRDVATKMRAKKDINYPFSAMGDYLRGADMVFGNLESPIVAGREIKTYEMVFHADPGAERALADANFRVMSLANNHILNFGAEGLASTYKFLDAEGIQYSGAADDPYAPVYREIKGMRFAFLSYAQNNFVNKNADVAVMDAKKMQGAVRRARGEADFVIVSMHAGEEYQAEPGRTQTDFARAAVDAGADMVIGHHPHVVQSAEIYKGKYIFYSLGNFVFDQMWSEETRRGIAVKAFFTKSGVSKIELMPVKIFDYAQPQPADEKTGAAIAARLKIQTANRMIVRGNVDAVSGRPAIYPDREAQEYNLLKIMVQDLDNDKNLEQYILENGTLTIKESEGIVWQSSEDWWVDDFTLADSTGDGAPDISMSVWKSGSFGDSHPFWEEGGAEVKNHFFVFDYADKKMTPVWQSSNLDAPNREFAINDIDEDGKPELVAIEGDYGGENRFIAVWRWNGWGFSNLWRSAAGNFANLGIEKLNGINYIVSDEY; from the coding sequence ATGAAGAAATCCGTTTTAATAATTTTTTGTGCGAGCATTGCCATTGCCACGGCATCAATTTTGTGGTACGAGAGCCTTTTTATTTTGAGCCGCAAAAATTATATCATACCGTCCCCGACCGCTGTCGGGGCGGCGCAGGACGCGCAGCCGGTATCGGAATTTACAAATTTTAAGGCGCGAAAATTGGAGCTTCCCTCCGAGCCGGAGGAGGCTTCTTTGATTTTCGTGGGGGATGTGATGCTATCGCGGGATGTGGCGACAAAGATGCGCGCAAAGAAGGATATAAATTATCCGTTTAGCGCGATGGGGGATTATCTCCGCGGGGCGGACATGGTTTTTGGCAATCTGGAATCGCCGATTGTTGCGGGACGTGAAATTAAGACTTACGAAATGGTTTTTCACGCCGATCCCGGAGCCGAGCGGGCGCTCGCGGACGCCAATTTCCGGGTAATGTCGCTTGCAAATAATCATATTTTGAATTTCGGCGCCGAGGGCCTCGCGAGCACTTATAAATTTCTTGATGCCGAAGGCATTCAATATTCCGGCGCGGCCGATGATCCGTACGCGCCGGTTTACCGCGAGATCAAGGGCATGCGTTTCGCTTTTCTCTCCTACGCGCAAAATAATTTTGTTAATAAAAACGCGGATGTCGCGGTCATGGACGCGAAGAAGATGCAGGGCGCGGTGCGGCGCGCGCGGGGAGAGGCGGATTTCGTGATCGTCTCAATGCACGCGGGCGAAGAGTATCAGGCCGAGCCGGGCAGGACACAGACGGATTTCGCGCGCGCGGCGGTTGACGCCGGCGCGGACATGGTTATCGGCCATCATCCTCATGTGGTGCAGTCGGCGGAAATTTATAAAGGCAAATATATTTTTTATTCACTGGGAAATTTTGTGTTTGACCAGATGTGGTCCGAGGAGACGCGGCGCGGGATTGCGGTAAAAGCATTTTTCACAAAATCCGGCGTATCGAAAATTGAATTAATGCCGGTTAAAATTTTTGATTATGCCCAGCCCCAGCCTGCGGATGAGAAAACCGGCGCGGCAATCGCGGCGAGGCTCAAGATTCAGACCGCGAACCGGATGATTGTGCGCGGAAATGTCGATGCGGTTTCCGGGCGGCCGGCCATATATCCGGACCGCGAAGCGCAGGAATATAATTTGTTAAAAATTATGGTGCAGGATCTGGATAATGACAAAAATTTAGAGCAATATATTTTGGAAAACGGCACGCTCACTATAAAAGAGAGCGAGGGAATTGTCTGGCAGTCGTCCGAGGACTGGTGGGTTGATGATTTTACGCTTGCGGATTCAACCGGCGACGGTGCGCCGGATATCAGCATGTCGGTCTGGAAATCCGGAAGTTTCGGCGATTCGCATCCTTTCTGGGAAGAGGGCGGCGCGGAAGTAAAAAATCATTTTTTCGTGTTTGATTACGCGGATAAAAAAATGACCCCGGTTTGGCAGTCGTCAAATCTGGACGCGCCGAACCGCGAGTTTGCCATAAACGATATTGATGAAGACGGCAAACCCGAACTTGTGGCGATCGAGGGGGATTATGGCGGCGAAAACCGGTTCATTGCCGTCTGGCGCTGGAACGGCTGGGGTTTTTCCAATCTCTGGCGGAGCGCGGCCGGAAATTTCGCCAATCTGGGAATTGAAAAATTGAACGGGATAAACTATATTGTAAGTGATGAGTATTAA
- a CDS encoding PEP/pyruvate-binding domain-containing protein, translating to MFIKNFKQLSAKDVAIAGGKGASLSEMTRAKMPVPPGFVVLASAFDEFLKISDLNVEIAAILKKVNSQDIKSVEEASIKIRDLIRDAEFPEEMAREIKKSFKDLGAEFVAVRSSATAEDSAIASWAGELESYLDITEGRIAAAIQKCWSSLYTPRAIFYRFEKNLHERKVLVAVVVQKMIQSEVSGICFTAHPVTKDLNQMVIEAGWGLGEAIVGGIITPDTYIVDKPTLAILDVNVSRQEKMISQSTVGTRETAVPRERQTVQKISNKDIVALAKICKKIEEHYGAPQDIEWALEGGKFYIVQSRPITTL from the coding sequence ATGTTTATCAAAAATTTTAAACAGCTTTCTGCCAAAGACGTGGCTATTGCCGGCGGCAAGGGGGCGTCGCTCAGTGAGATGACCCGGGCCAAGATGCCGGTGCCGCCCGGATTCGTGGTGCTCGCTTCGGCATTTGACGAATTTTTGAAAATTTCGGATTTGAACGTGGAAATCGCGGCGATTCTCAAAAAAGTAAATTCACAGGATATTAAATCCGTGGAAGAGGCGTCAATAAAAATCCGCGACTTAATCCGCGATGCCGAGTTTCCGGAAGAGATGGCGAGAGAGATTAAAAAGTCATTTAAAGATTTGGGCGCGGAATTTGTGGCCGTGCGTTCATCCGCCACGGCCGAGGATTCGGCAATTGCTTCCTGGGCCGGAGAGTTGGAATCATATCTTGATATCACCGAGGGGCGGATCGCGGCCGCGATTCAAAAATGTTGGTCATCGCTTTATACGCCGCGCGCGATTTTTTACCGTTTTGAAAAAAATCTGCATGAAAGAAAAGTTTTGGTAGCGGTTGTCGTACAAAAGATGATTCAGTCCGAGGTTTCGGGCATTTGTTTTACCGCGCATCCGGTAACCAAGGATTTAAACCAAATGGTGATTGAGGCGGGCTGGGGACTGGGTGAGGCGATTGTCGGCGGCATCATCACGCCGGATACGTATATTGTCGATAAGCCAACGCTCGCGATTCTGGACGTGAATGTGAGCCGCCAGGAAAAAATGATTTCACAGAGCACGGTCGGCACCAGGGAGACCGCGGTTCCCCGCGAGCGCCAGACCGTGCAAAAAATTTCCAATAAAGACATCGTCGCGCTTGCGAAAATTTGTAAAAAAATCGAAGAGCATTACGGCGCGCCGCAGGATATTGAATGGGCGCTTGAGGGCGGAAAATTTTATATCGTCCAATCACGGCCGATTACAACTCTTTAA